The Saccharomyces mikatae IFO 1815 strain IFO1815 genome assembly, chromosome: 2 sequence GCTTGGAAGCAGTCCAAACATATATTCAAAGAGTGCTTAGGCGATGCGCCGAGAGCCAATGGTTCATTAAAAGGGGACTCAAAACAGTAAATACACtcatcttttgaaacaacTGCAGGAACAGTTATACTTTCTAGAATTTCTTCTGTCATATCTGAAAGCGAATATCCTTATAGGctctcttttttaaatGAGGTCAAGTGTTCTTACTTGTCTATTGTAGTACACTTTTCATTATGATTTCATCAAGTGATAAATTCGACCTCATTCCAAACGAtgtcatttttcaaaatcacaCTACCTGTTGTAAGTTATATCCTATAGCCGCAAACAACTATTATTTTATGTcttatgtatatgtatgtacTCTATCTTCCATGAATTTCTCCTTCATTTTCCCGTCCCCTTGCCTTCTTTATACTATCATCAATTAATAAGGATATAAGTAGCCATTTAAAGGAAGCAATATTTGATTATACCGAAGAAACTCAAACTAAAAATTGtgaggaaaaaaacatggAGAAAAAATGAGTCGAAAGACGCCATCAAATAAAAGggtaaatgaatataataagtccaataaagtttttcaatcaaCTCTTCAATGGCATTTAGTATCCCTCCTGATTTCCCGTCACGTCTTTTAGCTTCCTTGATGGTGGGTATGTACACCATTGAGTTTTTGTGTAGTGTCATGGTTTCTTCTTATGATGCCTTCCACCTGTGTTCTTTGCGGGACCCTTTAGTGCTCCTAATATTGTATTATCTCTTTTGATTATGAGCACCATCACTCTTCATTTAAGCGCTTTTCATTAAGCGAATCAGAAGCATATATCGTTTATCACGATATGATTAGCACAATTAGAATGAGATTAATTATTGTTCTATCAATTATGTTTTCGAGGAAGATACAGGGATTGTATACGCCTCTATATGTAACAAAATTGTACTTATATGGGTTTATATGTACCGTATCTATTGGATCATTTCTCACTTCTAAAAACCGAGAAAAAGGACCGTCTTTTCCCGTTACTGCTACCACTACTGGATCCATTACTTGCCATTGCTTCACGACGAACCCGTTCTAAATCAAGTGATTGCCGAGCCCTTGCAAAGGATTTTCTCATCTCTGATGAATTCGAAGTGCTAATAGTGATGCTACTATTGCTGTCCTTATCCTTAGAATGCCGGTATCTTTCCAAATCGTGTCTTTGCTTAGAACTGGTCCTATGTGTGTCTTGCTTACCGGTTGACCGGGTTGACAGTTCATGGCCAGTACTATGACGTTTATTCTCACTTATTGCGGTGGAAGCATGAGATGGAGCTCTATATGAGTGGTGTGATTGCGGGGCTAATGactcatttttatttctatGCTCTTGAGTTAATGTTGGAGAAGATAAGTTTACCTCTTGAAAATTAAGATCTAGGGACTGTCGTGGTTGCCTCGTAGACGCACTACTGAAGTCCATGCTTTTGAATTGATTAGGCTTGTTAGCATCATTTGATCTTAACAAATCTTTATGACTCCTTTCATTATGAAGCGGCCTTCTTTCAGAAGTTTTGCCTCTTCTTGCATCATCCaaatcaatatcaatacTTTCGCTGGAAACCATGCTATCTTCTAATTCATCTGTTAAATAGTTGTTCCTCTTACTCGAACCTTTGCGTCCAGAAAGCTTAGCTGGTTgagttgaagaagatgaagaagacgaaaagGAAGAGACGACACTGGTGCTGCCGTCTCTTGATAAGTCCATTTCATTCAGACTTAGATTCAGAACGCCATTTCGATGATTGTTCAAACCTTTACTTCCAGGGACGACCGCGTCCTCCATATCCACAGTTTGACTTTTATCTTCGAAAGATGGCTTTCCtgcatcttcttttaacGGTGACAGTTCAATCAAAAGACCCTCATTTTTGGAAGACGAATGCATTGATTCATTTACAGCATTCTCTGTTAATTTCGGTGGTTCACCTACCTGAGCATTTCTGTTATCATCTGTAGATTGGTTGGGTTTGTCAGAGACATAAttggtattattatttgtatTTGGGATTTGTATTTGCTGTTGAGCTTGCAATTGTTGAGATTGTAGTTGCTGCTTGGCTTGCATCTGTTGCTTGGCTTGCATCTGTTGAGCTTGTAGTTGCTGAGCTTGTAGTTGCTGAGCTTGTATCTGTTGGGCCTGCTGCTGATTCATCGAAATAACAGGTCTTACCATTGGAATTGCAGAGGCATTTTGACCCGAAAGGTATCCTGACTGAGAGTTAGTGGCGTAGTTTTGAGAAATATTCTGAAAGTTGATTCTTCTGTTACCATTATCGCCTGCAACAGTTCCACCCAATTGCATAGGCTTATTAGCCCGATCTCTTCCAGtgtaaaaatttctttgattataGTTAGCGGGTGCTTTGGGCTGATCTTGCTGTTGTTGGTGCTGTTCTACTATTGATTGATACTGTGATTCATCTGGATAGATATTCCCTTGTGCTCCTGTTTGATTTTGCGCTGGCTGATATCTTTGGCTCTGTTGTTGCTCTTCTAAAAAGAAGTTACCTGCATCATTGTTCAATTCATTCGTGGAATGATATGCAACattcatttttggaaagGGATTATTTGATTTATGCTGTTTCATCTTATTAATGCCAACAGATTTCTCATTTGTCAATCCCTCCTCTGATTCGATAGCTGCTGCACCATACGAAGTACTTTTCATTGATCTCCCACCAGAAGAATAAGAACTTGTACTCTTTTGCCTCTGTGGCAGCGATTGTGGATTCAAACGAGGACTTTGTTCACAAACAGTTGGATCACTTGGTTGCTTGACCAACTCTTTATCTAAGTAGGTATCTAATTCGCTTACGCTCGGATAATATAACTCTCCAggagttttatttttaaaaattgaCTTGTCCTCTATTCCTGGAGATTGAATTGTATTGACTTCCTTAAGATCATTGGGTGCACTAGAATTGTTAACGCTAGAATTGACCCTTGATGATTTGTCTTCAGATACTATAGACTCTCCTTGATTGGAGTGACcctccttttcttcttcggCTTCTTTGCTGGCGTTCGGAGATGCCATTTTAGAAACTGTCACAGGGCCGTCACTTGCGTTCATAGGAAGTTTAgatgaaatttcaaaagaggaaagaaaCATATCATTCAAtaagttttcttctgaGTCACTCAATTTATTATTCTGcataattttcttttgttgtaGCTGATACATTTGCAATTGAACATTTTGTAGTTTATTCTGAAACTGTGTATATTTAGAGAAGTTATAGGCGCCTTCCGTGTATTTATCCTCAATTGGCACTTCTATATTTAGAATCTCACATAAATGATACAGTACTTGATAAATATTTGGTCTCAAGTTTGGGTTCTCCGCCAACATTATAATGATCAAGTTGATTAGCTTTGATGAATATTTATTCACAGGAAATTCATACTTGGAATGAAGTATGGCAAACTGCCCTGTCATCTCAAAAGGAGTGgtgaaaaataacaatttgtaaagaaaaattcccAGAGCCCATATGTCTGATTTTTCGTTTATGGGCAAACATCTGTAGAGATCAATCATTTCAGGAGACCTATACTGAGGAGTAGTATGGACATAAATGTTTTGAGTCAGAAGAGCAATATCTTGATGAGTTGTAACAATCGGGAAACATGTTGATGTAGATCCAAAGTCTGCTAACTTGAAATTATTGTTCGCATCTACCAAGACGTTTTCAATCTTGATATCACGATGAATCAAGGGTACCGGAAGATAGTGCATTTGAGAGATTGAAAGAACAACATCGTACATAATTTTAACAATCTCAGACTCTGTCAGCTTCGTTGACAATCGTTGGTTCATATAGTCTAGCAAAGATTTGTTTGGACACAATTCCATTAGCAAAAGAACCTCGAACCCTTGAACTCCATCACGACGGCGAGAGGCATTAGAATCAAAGTACTGCACCACATTGGGGGCACctttcaacttcttcatcacCTCAACTTCATTTCTCATCTCGTTCAATCCATTCTCATCTTGCACTAATACTCTTTTCAGACATGCGACATCACCAATTTTCAAAGGAACACTTGCAGCATTATCGAACTCATTAAGATACTCTACGAACTTCACCATGTAAATTTGTGCAAAGCCACCTTCTGCTAGATAATTTATCACTTCAACTTTATGTGTACCTACGCAGACAATGTGACCTGGTGTGAACCTCTCTACCGCCGGATGGCCCATCGCTGAAACACTTCTAGATGTACTATTCGTGATCGACATGATCAATGCTaattagaaagaaaataaacagGCAACAGGGATGAAAAACAAGAGCTTGGGAAAAACGTAGTAGCTAAAAGGAATggcaacaaaaaaaatatttctatGATGTTCTGTGTTGCTGTTGCTCCCGAGGCACCAATCTGGTTCAGCAATGGTATCGAACTTACTCTTTCAAGAAAGGGGGTTCATGGGGATTATGGTTTTAATCATTgctttcaagttttttcGGCTCTTAACAGTTAAAATAGGGGTATTTCAGAATTAGCGGGCTCTATCTAAAAAAATCTGGAAATAAATCTAGGTCATTTCTCGTTTAACTAATAGAATACATataactcttttttttggtagGGTTTATGGGAAAGAATTTTTCGGCCTTTTCAAGCTATACCAGTCAGTATTGTTACAATTGTTTGTGATAGTATAACTATTTATAAAGTACTTAAGACAGTCTTCAGCAGTTTATCTAGTTCTGCGTACGTGTACGGTACCCAAATAATCTCCATTCCTGAATTGTTCTTCGTGATATTGGCCATTTTATGTTCGATGAATTCTCTTAGCATGGACCTCAAGGCTATTTCATTGGAGGCGATAAAATCAGCAGCGCATAAGTGATTGAAAAGTTTGAGCTCCACCCCTGTTCTTTGAGTACCACGTTTTGGACCCGTGTTAGCCGCCAGGTTATCCATGTTTTGCATCTGTGTTTCGATGAGCAACTTATACATCTTCTTGGAGTTGATAGTAAGTGATTGTAGGACATACTTAGCACCTTCAGCACCACTGCTGGTATCGCTCTTACCCATTTTCATTACATCTTGGAACGTGGACTCAACAGTTGACGGTTCATAGTTTGAAATATCGTGAAATACAAAGTTAAAATTTTGGGCCTTCATGTTATCCCAGAGCAACGGAGCGTATATATGGTCTGTAGACGCTACTATTGCAATCTGTCTGATGACGGAGAGGTAACTTAGCATCGTTTGAAATGTGTTTTTCCTTATGCTGGGTCCATCCAGATTGTGCACAACGAGGATCAACTTGATATCTAATGGTTGATTCTTGTAGAAATCAATCATTTTTTGGATCTGTAAAATTACATGATTGCCCCAATACTTGGTTTCGCTTCTTGTCAATTCAGCGGGGACTAGGAGATCCGTGATTTCCTTGAAGACGTCACGATAGTTACAGCTAGGGTTATAACCATTTAATATAAGACACGGAATGGCATTTACGGATTCATTCTGTTCAGATTCATACTCGTAAGCCTGCTGTGAGTATGTGATTTTTGGAGATAAGTAGTCGATGGCAAACTCTTCCAAGAAATTACGTTTAGAGCCTACAccataaaataataaagaaaatcctTGAGTTAATTCGAACCAATACTGAggaaacatttttttttgaatttcgAACAATTTTTGTCTTGGACGgctttggaaatttttattaaaaaagCTTGTTACAAGGGAAAACTCTTCTCTGGTGACGTCTGGAGCCATGGACATAGTACGCCTTGACTTTGCATTAGTTCTCAccgtttttctttgatcaaAGTATCCTTCAAAGGTATCCAAAAATGAACTCGCTGATTTAGTTTCCGAAGATTGGTAGagctttttatttttcggTACGGGTGTTGGTGTGAAGTTCCTACTCAACGTCAATTTACCTGGAGATGTTGTGTCTTTgtattctttcaaattattcattattatttgctTTAGAGGAGAAGTAAAATTGTGATTAGTGGTAAATGACTTCTTCGATGGTGTGGTAGGCTCCGGTAGCTCGAGTGGGTTTGATGCTGAACTATCATCAATTGGTGGAATCGTACTCTTTTCATATGTCGTAGGAGTGGTTAATTGTATGCTTTCGGATTCTTTAGTTTCTTCCCTCTTCTTATCTTCCATTACCTGTCTGGCGTTGGAAGttttactttcttcattggTATTGCTTAATCTACCTTTGAATAAtagtctttttttcttactagaattttcttcactttctCCCATGCTACCGCTTGAACCATCCTGTATCTTCCTTGGTCTTCCACGTTTACGAGGAACTTTACTTGGTGTAGTTGGTTTGAGTGCCGGGTCAGGAGATGTATTTATAGTTTCGGCTGCAAGGGAGATTCTTTCcaataaattcttctttgatgAATGAATCCTCCTTATAGACCTTTCCTTATGCATATCAAGCCTTTTCGGTGTCGCAGTTCTGCTTTTTGCCGGTGATGATAGAATATCATTATGGTCTACAAAGTCTTCGCCATCAAGCATACTATTGCAATTAACTGTGTGATAACCAACAGTCCAAAGAAGTAAAAGCAATTATCAAACAACAAATACAGCCTCAGTTAACAACCTTCTCTTCTAACTTTCAGTTTAAAGCTGATTTCTATTTCTTCGAAGTGAATCTACCTGTGCCCAAAATCAGAATTCTATCAACTATTGTCATATTTATCTATATAGTGTGATGTGTGGGtgttctgaaaaattttcttttttttacctcGATTAGAAGCTTATGCTAGTTAATATTTACATTATTTACTTTGACCATTGGTGAGCAGGTGTCTTACTAGTTTATTACACTTCTCCTACTCATTCTCTAATTAAACGGTTAATATCATATATTAATATGCCACAGCAAGATGACGTTAAGTCCACTCGCGAGGGTGGCGCCAACTTACATCTCGATGAGGTCACTGGAGAAATGGTTTCTAAGtctgaattgaaaaagcgTATCAAGCAAAGGCAAGTTGAAGCTAAGAAGGCAGCCAAAAAGGCTACTGCTCAACCAAAGCCAGCttccaaaaagaaaactgatTTACTAGCTGATTTGGATCCATCACAGTACTTCGAAGCAAGATCTCGCCAAATCCAAGAGATGAGAAAGAGCCACGAACCAAATCCATATCCTCATAAATTTCAGGTTTCTATATCCAATCCTGAGTTTTTAGTTAAATACGCacatttgaaaaagggTGAAACTTTACCAGAGGAAAAGGTTTCCATCGCTGGTAGAATTCATGCTAAAAGAGAATCAGGTTCTAAATTAAAGTTTTACGTTCTTCATGGTGACGGTGTCGAAGTTCAACTAATGTCTCAATTGCAGGACTATTGTGACCCAGACTCTTATGAAAAAGATCACGACCTTTTGAAGAGGGGTGATATTGTTGGTGTCGAAGGTTATGTCGGAAGAACCCAGCCTAAGAAGGGTGGTGAAGGTGAAGTATCTATTTTTGTTAGCAGAGTGCAATTACTGACACCATGTTTGCATATGTTACCTGCAGACCATTTTGGTTTCAAGGACCAAGAAACTAGATATAGAAAACGTTATTTGGATTTGATCATGAACAAAGACGCTAGAAACCGTTTTATTACTCGTTCTGAAATTATCCGTTATATTAGAAAATTCCTGgaccaaagaaaatttattgaagtGGAAACTCCGATGATGAACGTTATCGCTGGTGGGGCCACTGCTAAGCCATTTGTCACTCACCATAATGATCTTGATATGGACATGTACATGAGAATTGCTCCGGAATTAttcttgaaagaattaGTTGTCGGTGGTTTGGACCGTGTTTATGAAATTGGCAGACAATTCAGAAATGAAGGTATCGATATGACACATAATCCGGAATTCACCACTTGTGAGTTCTATCAAGCATATGCAGATGTATATGATTTGATGGATATGACCGAATTGATGTTTTCAGAGATGGTCAAGGAGATCACTGGTTCTTACATCATCAAATACCATCCAGACCCTGCTGATCCTGCTAAAGAACTAGAATTGAACTTTTCGAGGCCATGGAAGAGAATTAATATGATTGAAGAATTGGAGAAAGTATTTAACGTCAAATTTCCATCCGGTGATCAATTGCATACCGCTGAAACTGGtgagtttttgaaaaaagttctttCCGACAATAAACTGGAATGTCCTCCTCCCTTAACCAATGCTCGTATGTTAGACAAACTTGTTGGTGAATTAGAAGACATGTGTATCAATCCAACTTTCATCTTTGGTCACCCTCAAATGATGTCTCCATTGGCCAAGTACTCAAGAGATCAACCCGGCCTATGTGAGCGTTTTGAAGTCTTTGTTGCTACAAAGGAAATCTGTAATGCTTACACCGAATTGAACGATCCCTTTGACCAAAGAGCTCGTTTCGAGGAGCAAGCAAGACAAAAGGATCAAGGTGATGACGAAGCTCAATTGGTCGACGAGACCTTCTGTAATGCTCTAGAGTACGGTTTACCACCAACAGGTGGTTGGGGTTGTGGAATTGATAGACTTGCCATGTTCTTGACCGATTCCAACACTATTAGGGAAGTCTTGTTATTTCCAACTTTGAAACCTGATGTTTTGAGAGATGAAGTCAAAAGggaaggagaagaaaaatgaacgTCATTGTTCCGCAGAACTTCTGCATATAGCATAATGTAACTGccatttccattttctttttatattatacAATGAGTATGTCGCATATATATCTCAATATTATCCTAGGAGAAATTCGATGTTGGGGGTAGCAACCCTATTAATTTTAGATTAATAGTACGGCTACCACTATTAAACAGACCTTGTAAGTTTTCCGCTTCTTTTTAACTCCAAAGCTTTCTTGTAGGGAGGGTTCGTAGGACTTTGAACAGGGTCTAAGGAAGATGGAGAATTTACAATGGAGGAAGGTATGTCATGATAGGTAGCGTCTGAGTCAAAACTTTCAAGACTGCCGCAAGCCATAAACTTTGCtatgtttctttcttcttcatcccAAGGAGACAATTTGTCTGATATGCATAACTTATTTAGGAAACAGCCTTGAAAGAACTCATCAACAGAGGTATTGATGTCCAATTTTGGTGTCCAATTAGATGGTGGGTTGTAGCCTaaacaaacaataaaagcCTCTAGAGATGTACCTCTTGACGATCTTGGCTTTGCGCAGACAATTCTATCAAATAAATAACCTAATTGTGAGTATAGCATATCTATATCACGGCCTCTGAAGATCTTCGCCACAAAAACTCCACCTTTTTTCAGAATACATGCGGTTAGTTGTAGCGCACTCATGATTAATTGTTGCTGAATGTATTCGTCAAGATCGTGCAACCCAGTGACATCAGGAGCACCATCACTGCAAACAAAATCAGCCTTTTCATTACCAAATAAGTTCAGAATCCTAGCCAATGTTTTAGGATGGGTGATATCGGCTTGTAAAGTTGTTACATGAGGTATAGGAGACATTGGTTGTAAATCCACTGCAACAATTTTTCTATCCTCGCTATTTGAATTACTACTTTCGTCAAAAAGTTTTCTCGAAAGAACTTGTGACCATGAGCCTGGTGCGGCACATAAATCTACAACTCTTTTTAAATTTGGATCATCCAAGAAGTGAAATTGTTCATTAAGTTGAAGTAATTTAAAAGCAGATCTAGCCCTGTAGCCCTGTTCTTTGGCCTTTCTGTAATACAAATCTCTTTTGTCTTTGCTGCTTTTACCCATCTTAgatgcttttattttttagtttGCCTTGTAATCATCAACTGTTGTGTCATGGAGATGATGGGTAGCATCGcctgaaaatttttagcTCGCGactattattgttaccGCAAAATAATACAGGCCTGGTAAAAAGTTACCAATCCTCTTTTTCACTACGATACGTAAAGCACTTGTAAGTGTACTTTCTATGAGGAAAAGACTAGGCTATTTATTATACTTACATTTGAAAAGGTACCTTCTATATAACAACATATTTGAGAAATACTAACCGTACATACCCcaatcttcttctaattCTGCTTCCGTTGTATCAATTTCGTTGATGATTCGGTGGCCCATAACATCATCCCTACATAGTGGACAGGTTGTACTTCGAGAAAGCCAAACAGATAGGCACTCCAAATCAAATTTGTGATGGCAATGTGGTAATTCAACTACTAAGGGGTACTCATCTTCTAAATAATTAGTATAGCAAATAGAGCAGTTGTCAGTGACCTtgagttttcttttgttgatCCGTGGTAAAGACGATGCAAAACTATCCGGACAGCCTGCATTCTTGCCTTTATCCATTTCTTGCAGCCATTCTTCCTGTAATGATTCTGGAAGCAACTGCGACAATAATTGTAAGAGTAATGTTGAATCAGAATATCTATTCCCTTCACCCCCAGAGCTaccaaaattttggaaTAAACCCTGTAGTTGGGACCTAACCTGTCTTCTCTGCTCTTCTTGTGAATTTTCTCCTATTTCTTGAGTGGCTCTTGAATTTTGTTGTATTCCATGTTCCTCTAATTCAATGTTGAGTGAAATGAATAACATTTAGTTGGTTAGTCCACATTCAGAGACATAGTTTATAATTGATCATTACATACCTTCATATGTAGACATTTTGATGTAATGTAATTGACTACCTTTGGCGGAGAGACTTCTCTAAAATACTTCATTAACAGTGGCAAACTAGttataaaacaaaatcagCGCTTCTCGGTGCAACAAAAGCTGCCGACATCTATTTTGTTTTGGTTAActataacaaaaacaatgtCATTActagagaaaagaagaacgtATATCACCACGTATTCCAGTTTAACAAGATAGGTTGTTACTACAAAGCTGGAGAGCATATCAAGACAAAAAATTCAGAACCTCTTCATTTAGGCTACCTGAATAGCCTTGTTTCCATTGTACCGAGCATCGGTGTTTTATGGTTTGCTATACTTGGCATATCTTACATTGTTCGCATTACATATCAATACAACTGTATCTATAGATGAGTGGAGTACCACAACAAAGTAGAGGCTGCGCCTTTTTCGTTcattaccatttttttagaGGGAACTGAAATATTACGCTTCATTGACCAATTTCTTTGACTGTCGACTTTAAGCAAATTGTAGGTTCTAGtaataattttattctCATCATAAAAACCAAGGTCTCCATGAGGCATTTCATCGAATagcttttgtttttcttcatatgctctcatttcttcaattgaaAGGCtgctaataaaaaatataggTTCTCTCTCGAACAAAGCCAGGAAAACTTCATTGCTTAGCCGGTTCTCCATAATTAAAGTAGATTCACATATATTATGAATCTTCTTACCCACAGAATCTGCATTCTCTTGAACAGGGAATCCTCCCatgatttcatttcttttatgCACACATTTTTTGGCGTAATGAAGCAGAGATCTATTGTATCCCACGGAATGTTTAACCACTTCCTTTCCTTTACTTATACttctttctgtttctttcaaaaaatctccTCTCGCGCTATTGGTCAGTGTGCTGTTTGTCAGTGCTTTAATGTCGGAAAGTGTCTGAGTTGCCTGTACTAATGCCTCCGTTGTATTTTCGTTACTTGAAAGGCTGAGCCTGCCAAAATCATCAGGCacaaaaactttttcagtTTGGCTGAAGTCTACTACACTTGGAACACAGATGTCGAAAACAGACTCCTTCAAATGTAAATCCATAAACTTTTCataatttttctcttccacAAAAATACCCTTGTTATTGGGACTATTTCCAATAATGTTAATTATAATTGATAAAGGTTTGCTGGCCTTGAAACTACATTCATCACCTTCAGTTGAGTTACCACGCCTCTTCATAAAAGTATTCTTTCCACTACACGAATAGATTAAACTGCTAAAAATTACCCCTAAGAGCACTATCGATCCCCAAACATCTTCCTCGTCATCTCTTTCTGTTGCATCAATCTGTAAACTGTTAGCATACTCTCGGGAGCCGACTGTGGCCACACTTTCGGTAATAACTTTGATGGCGAGGGAAAAAGAAGCTAAAAAATTATACGagtatttcaaaattctggCCAAAATTCTACTTAAACCGGAAAACAAAAGAGCTGTTTCACTTTTTGTAGAATTTAGAATTTCCAGTCTTGTCGTTTTAAAGTCAAAGCCATATTCATACGGAAAAGTGCTTTTTAAACCGAGTTTCTCCATACTTTGGTTATTACTGTcttagaagaaaaaggtaaTGAAATTAATAATCTCTATATTATATCACGTACTTTTGGGgtcttctttccttttaaAAACAACATATGGTAATGCCTTATAAAATTGTGTCACTTCTACTACACTCGTACACTAAAAATTTCGGCCGAGCTGTCATTTCGggatttgataaaataaatCTGGTCAGACACATAGAAAGTGGAAGAACAAGTAAAAGCTTCCAGATATGTGATTGTGCTGAAACAAAGCGcagtattattttttgatactTTTTTGCCTATACCAGGTCGATTTAAACGGGCTTGCTAATTTCGCTGGCTATCGTATGTTAACTTACAAAGGAGTTGAGTAGCCGAAAGTAAGCCAAATAATCCATTCAGTAACttgtaatttttcactgCTCCGTCTATAATATTAACTTGTTAGCCCGcgattttgatttcttcgcTTTAAGCTTATGAACTTTCTTTGGTGTCTTTGTCTTGCCTTTCTTCGAATTGTCAGCACTTTTTACAAAAGAATGAACGCCTAACTCCAACTGAATAAGTTTATTTAAGCTTAAACTGAGTTTTATATTTTCTGCAACGTTGGCACCGAATGATGCGGCAGAAAATCCGGATGTCCAGGGAATAATAAATATCTTGAACCGCTCGATAGGCAATATTCCCCTCTTCAAGTCCTTCGGAGTGCT is a genomic window containing:
- the TRM7 gene encoding tRNA methyltransferase TRM7 (similar to Saccharomyces cerevisiae TRM7 (YBR061C); ancestral locus Anc_3.277), encoding MGKSSKDKRDLYYRKAKEQGYRARSAFKLLQLNEQFHFLDDPNLKRVVDLCAAPGSWSQVLSRKLFDESSNSNSEDRKIVAVDLQPMSPIPHVTTLQADITHPKTLARILNLFGNEKADFVCSDGAPDVTGLHDLDEYIQQQLIMSALQLTACILKKGGVFVAKIFRGRDIDMLYSQLGYLFDRIVCAKPRSSRGTSLEAFIVCLGYNPPSNWTPKLDINTSVDEFFQGCFLNKLCISDKLSPWDEEERNIAKFMACGSLESFDSDATYHDIPSSIVNSPSSLDPVQSPTNPPYKKALELKRSGKLTRSV
- the SMKI02G1730 gene encoding uncharacterized protein (similar to Saccharomyces cerevisiae YBR062C; ancestral locus Anc_3.279) yields the protein MSTYEEEHGIQQNSRATQEIGENSQEEQRRQVRSQLQGLFQNFGSSGGEGNRYSDSTLLLQLLSQLLPESLQEEWLQEMDKGKNAGCPDSFASSLPRINKRKLKVTDNCSICYTNYLEDEYPLVVELPHCHHKFDLECLSVWLSRSTTCPLCRDDVMGHRIINEIDTTEAELEEDWGMYG
- the CNM1 gene encoding Cnm1p (similar to Saccharomyces cerevisiae YBR063C), with translation MEKLGLKSTFPYEYGFDFKTTRLEILNSTKSETALLFSGLSRILARILKYSYNFLASFSLAIKVITESVATVGSREYANSLQIDATERDDEEDVWGSIVLLGVIFSSLIYSCSGKNTFMKRRGNSTEGDECSFKASKPLSIIINIIGNSPNNKGIFVEEKNYEKFMDLHLKESVFDICVPSVVDFSQTEKVFVPDDFGRLSLSSNENTTEALVQATQTLSDIKALTNSTLTNSARGDFLKETERSISKGKEVVKHSVGYNRSLLHYAKKCVHKRNEIMGGFPVQENADSVGKKIHNICESTLIMENRLSNEVFLALFEREPIFFISSLSIEEMRAYEEKQKLFDEMPHGDLGFYDENKIITRTYNLLKVDSQRNWSMKRNISVPSKKMVMNEKGAASTLLWYSTHL